Within Caproicibacterium argilliputei, the genomic segment AATCGTCCGCAGAAACCAGCTTTTCCGCGCGCAGCATACTGCCGTCCAGTCCGCACAGCCCGATGGCGTGCCCGCTGTGCGCCTCTAAAAGCTGCACCAGCGCCTTGTTGACCTTTCCGGCAAGCACCATCTGCACAATATCCACCGTTTCCGCATCCGTCACGCGCATCCCGTGCACAAAGCGGCTCTCTTTGCCGATTTTTTTCAGCATCGCTGAAATTTCCGGCCCTCCGCCGTGCACCAACACCACATGAATGCCCACCAGTTGCATCAGCACAATGTCGCTCATGACGGCATCCTTGAGTTTTTCGTCAATCATGGCGTTGCCGCCATACTTGACCACGATGGTTTTTCCGGCATATTTCTGAATATACGGCAGCGCCTGTACCAGGACCCGCGCCCGGTCTTCGTTTGCAATCTCCATTTTCATCCCAACTTCATACATTCTTGATTCCGTATCAAGTGCGGTAATCTCCGTTTATTTTAACATAGTCGTACGTTAAATCGCAACCATAAGCTTCCGCGGCGGCATTGCCGTCGTGCAGAACCGTCCGCACGGTAATTTCATCCTCCTGCAAAATCCGCTTGCCCAGTTCCTCATCAAATGGAATGCCCGCGCCGCCGCGACACACCGGCAGAGTTCCCACGGCAGAAACGAAATCGACGTCCACTTTCTGCACATCCACTTTTGCACCGGCGTAACCGATGGCGCACAGCACGCGCCCCCAGTTTGCATCCGCTCCGAAAATTGCGGTTTTCACCAGGGATGAGCAAATCACCGCCTTGGCAATTTTCCGCGCATCCGCATCGCTTGCCGCACCGCTCACCTGACAAACCAGCAGTTTCTTCGCGCCCTCGCCGTCTTTCGCCATGGCACGCGCCAGCTTCACACAAAGCGCCTTGAGCGCCTGCGCGAAAATGGAAAAAGCGGGGCTGTCTTCGGTGATTTCCGCATTGCCTGCTTTGCCGTCCGCCAGAATCACACAGGTGTCATTGGTGCTCATATCCTCATCCACACTCAGCATATTGAAGCTGTCGCGCACGGCAAAGCGCAGGGCGCTGTCCAGTGCTTTTGCACTGATGGCGGCATCGGTGGTCAAAAAGCAGAGCATGGTGCACATATTGGGATGAATCATGCCGGAGCCTTTGGAAATACCACCGATTCGCACCGGCCTGCCGTCCAGTTCCACTTCCACGGCAACGTTTTTCGGCACCGTATCCGTGGTCATAATGGCCGTGGCAGCATCCAAGCTGCCGTGCGTAGAAAGTTTTTGGGTCAGCTTAGGCACTGCGGAAAGAATCGGCTCCAGCGGCAGTGGCTGCCCGATGACGCCGGTGCTGCCCACCAGAACATCCTCGTCGCGGAGATTGAGCTCTTCCGCAACGGCGGCGGCCATGGCTTCTGCCTTTTGTCTGCCGTCCGCGTTGCAGGTATTGGC encodes:
- the argJ gene encoding bifunctional glutamate N-acetyltransferase/amino-acid acetyltransferase ArgJ, whose translation is MKWIDGGVTAPKGFRAAGIYAGVKACAHMTAAEAANYAQDMRTGKKPVGSKNDLALICADAPCTAAGVFTSNLVKGAPIAVCQKHLQDGRAQAVIANSGNANTCNADGRQKAEAMAAAVAEELNLRDEDVLVGSTGVIGQPLPLEPILSAVPKLTQKLSTHGSLDAATAIMTTDTVPKNVAVEVELDGRPVRIGGISKGSGMIHPNMCTMLCFLTTDAAISAKALDSALRFAVRDSFNMLSVDEDMSTNDTCVILADGKAGNAEITEDSPAFSIFAQALKALCVKLARAMAKDGEGAKKLLVCQVSGAASDADARKIAKAVICSSLVKTAIFGADANWGRVLCAIGYAGAKVDVQKVDVDFVSAVGTLPVCRGGAGIPFDEELGKRILQEDEITVRTVLHDGNAAAEAYGCDLTYDYVKINGDYRT